The following nucleotide sequence is from Mytilus trossulus isolate FHL-02 chromosome 9, PNRI_Mtr1.1.1.hap1, whole genome shotgun sequence.
ATAATTGTATGCATACTAACACGTTCAATTTGCATAATAGTATAGTTGCATGCATACTAACACGTACATGTTGCATGCTGCCTAACACTGCTAATTTCATGGGTACTAACACGTTCATGTTGCATAACACTTACAATTGCATACATACTAACACATGCATGTTGCATAACACGAATAATTGCATGCATACACTAGCACTTTCATGTTGCATAACACTAATAATTGCATAAtaattatacatacatgtagcatAACACAATATAATTGCATGCATACTCTCATgcacatacacacacacacacacacgcaAACGCATTCATGTGTAATCGAGACTCAACCAAACCAGCGATGTCGCGAAAAATAAAAGGATAAACGATTACTGAATAAGTTATCAATTTGGTCATATATATATGGTTACCTGATGCAGCTCTTTGTGCTTGAACAAGTCCACCAGATCTTCTTGCAGTCACTTCCCTGGCGGCATCAGAGATTGACGCAGCAATACTGTTATTCGTTGGACCTTGTGATTGTACGGGTTCTATATACTGAGTTAAAACCAGCAATATAACACCCAGGTAATTCATCGATTCCATTAGGTATAGTGAATGCGTATTTTTATTGCTCTGtaaaaaatcaatgttaaataaacagaaTTTGTATTCAACCGCACGTGTATCGACATTAATATTAAATGGCCGCCATCCATATAAGGATAAAAACAAACCTGCCTGGCGCTTGAAATGTATTATAAACttcagtttgaaaatatttttttactaattggatattgaccgttggttttcccgtttgaatggttttacattagtaattttggggccctgtatagtttgttgttcgaagtgagccaaggctccaagTAGAAGGCCGTgcgttgacctataatggtttacttttataaattgttatttggatggagagttcgctcattggcactcaaaccacatcttcctatatctattgaaaccAGTTCTAACTTGACTCATTTACAAGTTTACATTTTTCACTTTCtagtttacattttcatttccaAGTTTACATTTTCTCTCCAAATCTTACATATTCCATTTACAATTCTCActttaaagattaaaatatcTCAGTTTCCATTTAGCATAGTTGGAAAACGGAAATGTTGAGTTGGAACGCAGAAATGTCAACTTGTATGTTTGATATGTTTATTTGAAAGTTAGAAATGGTCTTGTTTGATAGGAAATATGCCAAACATCATCTAAAATGTACCATAATATATTGTACAACATTAGACATATGTCTGTACATCTGTACACATAATAACCTTTTCATACTATTTGTTACTGTTTCTGCAACTCAGTGTTGTATATCCCTCCGAATTTTCCAAAGAAactaactctttttttttaaattttattttgaaacaaaattattcTAATTACAATtagaataattataaataaaaaaatctatttcataaaaaaaatgtttctctatatgaattttgtataaaaaatatgccTGTTGAATCTATacgaaatgaaaaataaaaatagaaacaaatataagTTAACTTACCAGACTGGTGTGAAAATTTAGTTGTAAGTACTGCTTCGTATGTTTTAACGCACATATATTATCCGGCTGAGATCGAGAGAAGATGTTTGTTAATCAGAAATTCCCCAAaagatatgattttattttcaattaagtgCACTTTCCTCAGACCTTTTATCAAATGGAATATTTACCATGTGTCACATAGAAATGAACACAAATGCTTCTGCATTTATTCACAAAACAACTATTTACTATGGATTAATTATGGAAAATGAACAATAACACATTTTTGGATCACactattttcattttacatgcATATGAGTTATAAGTAAATAAGGAAAGCACTTGGTTTACTTTTCTTGCGGaatgaaaatgtcaaaacaaatgTTCCAAATTAAAATGCATggaaaattagaaatatattgatattgttaatGCATTAAGGTTAGCAAAATATGTCACATTTGCTCACCTGGACAACAAGGCAAGTGTAATATGTTTCTGATTTCGTTTGTGTGTCTATTATAAATATTCTCTAAACTATGGCGTCCATTGTCAATCCTGCATATCATTTCGTTCAAACGATTGATGCAGATATATCctgaagaagatgtggtatgattgtaaatgagacaactctccagaagagacaaaaatgacacagaaattaacatttataggtgatcgtatggccttcaacaatgaacaaagcctataccgcaaagtcagctataaaaggccccgacatgacaatgtaaaaaaactcaaacgagaaaactaacggcctcttttatttaaaaaaatgaaccaaaaacaaatatgtaacacataaacaaacaaattacaggctcctgacttggaacaggcagatgcatacataatgtggcgggttaaacatgttagcgagatcccaaccctcccctagcCTTGggcagtggtataacagtacaacataataactacaaaaattagttgaaaaggcttaactcatcaaatgGACAAAATTACAAGTGAACGTGgctgggtacttgtacatccaaaCAGCAAAAAGACACTAgaaacagatctgagagtactggGCTGGTATTACCCTCAGGTACGAAACGTCCACGAGCAGTGGCATCGGACCAGTGAGATCACTGATGAGTAATGAAGGTCGTTGTTGttatatacaacttttaaatcgtATGTAGTCACCAAAGGTACATATAAAAAAGGGATCAAAAGGGGAATTattgttcaaatttttattattgctGAACAAGTCAGTCACTGAACACGTGTTGCTTTGAGGTTTTTGTATGATTTCTCTCTAAATGATTGACATGGTTACACTATGCCACACTATACATGAATACAAGTTAAATGATGTATACACATGTATATGCTCAGGTGAGCCTACAGTTGAAACGTAAAAAGCTAAATTTAAATGCGTTATattaaattatgtaatattgaaatacttttaagCTTCAAATGATATATTGGATTTACATTATACTTATGTTGCTGCTAGCAgaataatacatttaatatacgATTTATGGACTTAATCCTAATTtaactatattttatattttgattgagGAAATAGGATAATATTATGTGTTGCGTCATCAGATATTAAACTTTTCCCTTTACTTTAATGTGCATGCAGGTAAACTTCTTATCTTTTTCTTGCACTAAAATggtatttttcttgaataaaagGTTACAATATGTCATGTTAAAGGCTTCACTGACGTTTTATTGAATTAAGCTTAAGAATACATGTTTTACCGACAATTGAAACAAGTGAGACACAGTTCTGATTACTTCGCTGATCAACCATGTCATCTTTCGACATAGTATTTTCTGcagaagaaaattgcaaaatatatgaaacaaaatatggaaacaaaattaaataacaattgAAACAAGACGACTGGGTACTTAAAGGACGATGATGACGAGTACGACCGATTGTAGATGTTGTCGATGCCAACAAtacacatgtggagcaggatcggCATACCATACAGGAGCACTTGAGATCTTCCCCGGTTTtcagtggggttcgtgttgcctaGTCTCTAGTTTAACacgttgtgtcttctgtactagaAGTGTCTGATTTATTTTGTATCTATGAGCTTGACTGTTCATCTAGTATATTTCACCCCTCTATTAGACCTATTCACTTGCACGAGAACTATCACCTTAACTCCATTTGAAAAATTAGTCCTATGTAGCAGTTACACGTTAAATAATTTCAGAATGGAATAATTGCAACTTTACATATTGGATTTTGTAAGTTTAACTACCAgactttttatttatgtaagaatttcagaaaacatttctaaacatatataaataattttaagaaatttgcTAGGTTACAAATTCATAATATAATTAACAAATTTCTCGAATATTTTTATCTTACAATAAGTCCTTTCGATTCAAAGGCTaaacaattgaataaaatgGATGACGTGTTTGTTGACGTGTTTGAAACAAAGTAATccttaaataatgatttaaaaataattgacaataggaatgattatacatgtaatttaaatttatgGTGTACAACGTTTGAAAAGTATCCAATttgaaatgaatgaaattaCATTGTCGGACAAATATTGCATATCAGATGACTTTGGTATACAATATAGGTATGACAATGTATATGGCTGTTTATTGGTGAATGTCTTGAAATCTCCGAACCAAGAACAATACTATTTTCAAATCATTCAAAATTAAGATACACATTTTCACATATTCATTGCTGTCACAAATAAAGCAGAAAACTACAATTTTGAGAACAATGATCATCGCTAACAACGCAGTCCAGATGGAGTTGGCAATACACTTGTATATCACAACCGACATGCAGTGTGAGTACACAAAATTATGTGCTTCTGATATTATACGAAAAATATTTGGTCAGAAGCACTCTATGTAACGAACATTACAATGCATCCATGATTTTTAAGGTGGAGGTTTCCActcttctgtgttgacatgaattatcattgatatggtcaaaattataaattaattgtttaaaagtttgtttttacttttcgaaatactaaggattttccaCCACAGGAATTTATAACTttaactgtatttggcaaaccATTCGCAATTTTGTGTCCTATTTGCTTCCATCTTTGAACATTCTGCCATGCAACCCCTTGAACTCGatcttcactgatgagtcttttaaaCACAAAAAGCGCTTCAGCCTACAAAATTCAAACCCGGGTATTCATGACaggaaaggggattgtagttacgacgtaaggaacatatccgatatcatttgtgaaacggttattccaaaaCAGAATCAACCTATTCGTGATGGCGTACGTAAAATTTACCAAGAGATGATtgcaacttcaccatttggaacaaTATAAGACAATGAAAGACCAATCTGTAATGTTCTCTTGAATTCATAatcgatttttttgtaaaaatatatacatgtatggagATACCAATAAAGAAATTTCTGTAAAAGTCATCCACCATGAAAGTAAcagaatgacaaaaatgaatagaGCCTTCAAAaggataacaaaaataccgaactccatgGAAAATTCttataacacataaaaaaataataaagacaaaATCAAGCATAACCAACCATGCAACGGAACGAGTAAAACACAACTGTCAAATCATGTTCATTTGgcttgttttgaaaagaaattcTGGATAAAACTGTGGGTTACATTTGTAAACAAGCATAACCTGCAACTTGTGTACCATTGTGTATATTTCCGCAATGACAACAATGAATAAGCAACCCAGACAGACGTGATAGTAAAGGTGACGATAATGTGGTCCACACAGCCATAATTGGGTAAAAAtacatcacaaaaatacaacacatcatacaaacatataaacacatatacatgttatatatactGTCAACAACTTAATAAAAAGTCACAAACATAACAAACATAGCCCTAATGATTCAGTAAAGCGAACTAGAAGTAATGGATGAACTTTGAAAAGGTAATCAGTTTGTGGTTCGACAGGTGGTATTCGTCGAGACACGCACCACCAGTTAACATTCGGTAATATACGTATCCAAAAGTGTTTGCAACTAATTATGGCTTAACTTGATGTTTCAAGGCATGTTTGATCACATTAAATGGATTACAAATGAGTATAAAAAGTCTTGGTTTTGTCTGTTTACGAATAACTTTTTTTGGACAATGCATTGAACGAAATGGTTCATCCTGGTAGCTCCCTTGTACCAATTATCTAGGCTAGCGTGTTGTTGAGTGTTATTTTCTTTCTACACATGATAGAGGTAAAAGAGAGGGTTGAGACatcaaaaaaacatgtttaaccccgccgcactTTTGCGCCTGTTCAAAGTCAGGACCCTCtagtctttgttagtcttgtataatttttaacttatgtttcttgtgtatatttcggaGTTAAATATGCCgtctattatcactgaactattatcaattttgttttggggccagctgaagcccgcctccgggtgcgagagTTTCTACTTGTATTGAAGGCCCATTGGCACATTCCTCaattcattctcaattttattctttctgTTCAACAAAGGAATATGCTAAACACACATTCTGCTAAGAATGAAATTTTAGTTTGCAAGTATACTGATTCGAATGAGTTTGCATTACTGACTTGCAAGACAATATTGCAAAGATGATTttgatcttatttaaaaaacattgaaCCAAACTAACTGTAAATAGAGAAATAGTATGTCAATTTTCCTctttaataaatgtaaaaaaaaagaccaacatATAAATATGCCTGGTAAAATTGATAACTGTTTGTAAATCATTCCATCATTGTGTTCATTTGTGGTAAGAGTATGTCTTTTCCCATGGTTTCAAGTTAAGCCCAGGAAACTTTCGACATTGTCTGCGCTTTTTcctataaaaagaaacaaagatgtGTTATATACGTTAATGCTGTAAAccttatattatatttgttttatttaactgATACCACATGTACATTGTAGTGTGCTCTATAACTAAACAATAATACATgtcttttaaacagttttaatcaCGTGTTTAACCTAGACGACTATAGGTAGactacatttgttgttttcatttgtactatttttttttatataaagaccACACAACTCGATAGACATAAAGCAACTATGGAACATAATATTAGGTTCACTATATTATAATACCACTGTTAAGTTAGgttttttcaatgtttgtttatgtcatttttacaaaagtaTGTTATGGCAGAAACAAGAGTAATAACAACATGCATAGTTGCTATGGAGTGGTGAAACCAAACGTAGACCAACATTTGTCGGAGAAAAGTGAATTTTCGTATCTGCTATCATTCAAATCTCCAAGTAAATAAATGTAGGAACATGTGGCATCATCAGGAATTTGAGCATAATCATCTTAttagacatttaaaaatatatctcaCCCTGCTAATGGAGATTCAAATGCACTTTTAGGCATTGTACCAACGTGCATAGTTCTACAGTACAGTGCCGACAATGTCTGTTTCTTTATCTGTTTTAATTGGGCTGAAAATACAAATCTTTTATGTACAAATAGTCATCATATAATAATTGCGCACACAATTAATAATGATTTCTTTGATACTTTGTTGCAAACTTTTGAAATACATACTTATATTATTTACAtacttattaaaataaaaatggcaaaatgacACAAcgagtaacaaaaaaaaaaaaggataactttaagaaatattcaaatattaataaaagcaAAGAATTACTGGTCTCAGTGTTATGGAGACAtggtaaaataacaaatgtcCCAAAAGACCTGTCATGTGTATAGCATGATACACATATTCATTGACCTCATGCCTCattccctttaaaaaaaaaaccacacttGTTGCGATATGAGACAGCAATGTTTAATTCAAGTAAGGAGATtcacaatataataataaaaaataaataaaaaataatagattaTCGTGGAtcatcgagttgagatgaccaatggtAATCTGTTCATCGCTGTTTTACCTATGACgaagttgttaatttcattggCACGTGCATCCTTAGGTTCTTGCGATAATTTTTCAAATCACTAAACTGTGCTGAGAAGGATATCAACATTCAGTAAGATCAATATTCCTTATTGAACGTGTACTGAAATAGCGATAATATCTTTTATTGTGCATTATCATatcgataaaaaaatgtttactacCTAGTTAGAACATACCTGCAGTGAATCCTGTTGGAAAGAAATCATTTTCGTAAAAAAATCTATCGCCGGTTTTAAACAACTTAAACTGGTATCCAATTAAACACCTGAATGTCGGTCCTACTAAAGCCCCTGGTGATATCTTCTCTGTCAGACCTCCAGCAAACAAGTCAATATCATCAGAATTTCTATGAATAAAAGATGTGAGgtaattatacataaattagtCATTAACCGACGGACAAAACTATATATCGTCCTTAAAGTACATTCATAAAGATCTTCGTTTAAACTATATTTCGCTTCGGCTAGCCATTTCTAGCAATTTTTGCCAGGATTTTGGTAAGTAATTGCGACGATTTCGCGTTTCGTTTACTTGTGAAGTTTgcgaaaataaattgttaacaataaatatgtatatttgtatGTGTATGAATAcctttgtcaaatgtgttgaatTTCTGTGATGTATTTTTACACAATTATGGCTGTTTTAACCAAACTGTTGTATCCTTACTCTATCTTGTCTGTTAGGGTTGCTTATCCATTGTTGTCAGTATAACGAAAACGTACACAAAGGTAACACGAGTGGGAGGTTACGCTAGccgtaaaacattaaaaaaaaaggtttaaccCACATTGTTGAATGTCTGTAAAAAGCCAGGAATATATGACTTTGACAAATATTTCCCCCTCGTTCTGTTGCATCCTTCCGTTGCAAGGTTGGGAAGTTTATCTAGTATAGGTTTTTATGaatgtgttttataatttgcaCTTGTAAGGTATTTTGATTATCCTTTTAAATggtatattcatttgataacatgTTATCAACAGTTGAggatatttgtattattttatcaatattaacaGTTAACCATATACATACCTGTAAACGGATTTCAACGCGTTTGCTGCCGAAGGATCATGATCGGTCAATCCATTATAATTTGTTCCAAAATGTTTAGCGGGATGCAGTCCACAGAATTCTCGCCACCTATTGTATGCCGGTATGCCATGATCTCTTCCTCGCTGAATGTTCAGTGCAGAAAGATCAAAACCGTTTTTCGGCATTGTTTGAAAAAGTCTATTTCTTACAGATGGAGTTAAAAACCGATCTGACTTGCTCTTGAACTGAGTTGTCATCCATCTCGAAATTGCACATGGACCAAACTTTTCATCAATATTCCTTATTGAACGTGTACTGAAAAAATGATCTTCCATTGGGTTTTTGTCAAGTGGAGTAAAATCTTCATTGAATGATTCAACAAAGGATCCCACAAGAGAGTGTCCAAATCTATATGCTGCAGCTCCTAATGCATTTCCGGTAGCTGGATTGGCTGAGGGATTATACTGTGTATTGAACCCAGAACGAGAAGTCCGAAGTCCAAACATGTCCATTCCCTCATCTCCAAGTATAACTGGCAAATactcagtatatataatatgttgaTATATTCCTGTAAGGATCTTTTTAGCCTCTTGATACAGTTGTTCTCCGTCCGTCCATCCTAATACTCGTAATCTTTCCACAATATTGTTATGTTCGCGTAGGAATATAATATGATTGACAGTTAACATAGGGACTTCAGCGGGTCTATTATCTCCTACAACAACAATCATGTGGTATTGAAATACAAAACGAAAAAAAGGTGAAATACAGTGCCATACAGATAAGTTAAAAAGTGAGGCGAGGCGGCATCATTCTGAAAATGATGTTTTCGATTGCTATTTTTAAGTtctacatacatttttttttgctcttGATGTTTGctatttctatcattttattataatttttgatgAACAAAAGCATAAACGCAAATAATTTGGAAACATCATCAAGAGTTTTGggtataataaacaaacaacagatGACGACGGCAATGGACGACAGTGGCGAATATATTTGACTTGATCCTTCGATCATCGTAAttcggtcctcaatgctcttcaactatgaacctgtttggctttataacctttttgatctgagcgtcactgatgagtcttataaaaacgaaacgcgcgtttggagtattacattataatcctagtacctttgataactatatacataatatagttTTTTGTTTCCTCTATCAAACTTTGTTCGGAGTGTGACTGATGATTTAAAAT
It contains:
- the LOC134684811 gene encoding peroxidase-like protein, with product MNLRNSWYVPLLVLLQATAIVHTQSHTDNSIEVVISDATKEVSARRSGGLAQVQKAAAGTMGLEGMSSPPSISTAVTPISMYAKFSSRREAPNYLKSIGYAGDMVITATAEYAKRNGGAFPNRTEFSRLIAPYCPGRSPSCNKNDRYRTADGSCNNICHPLWGASVTTQARFLPPDYGDRYNLGLTPRIKSVTGRLLPSPRMISNAVFNTGTSPPRSTKFTIALTHFGQFVDHDFISTPILKDGDEDIVCCNGNDPVNRPECFSFRTPPGDFTTTCMAFVRSDVGVDPGCFPGPRNQINQRTSFLDLSVAYGNTLDGQKDLRENGTGRLLEGKNRILPNGPPGSECLPTEVCFKSGDNRPAEVPMLTVNHIIFLREHNNIVERLRVLGWTDGEQLYQEAKKILTGIYQHIIYTEYLPVILGDEGMDMFGLRTSRSGFNTQYNPSANPATGNALGAAAYRFGHSLVGSFVESFNEDFTPLDKNPMEDHFFSTRSIRNIDEKFGPCAISRWMTTQFKSKSDRFLTPSVRNRLFQTMPKNGFDLSALNIQRGRDHGIPAYNRWREFCGLHPAKHFGTNYNGLTDHDPSAANALKSVYRNSDDIDLFAGGLTEKISPGALVGPTFRCLIGYQFKLFKTGDRFFYENDFFPTGFTAAQLKQIKKQTLSALYCRTMHVGTMPKSAFESPLAGKKRRQCRKFPGLNLKPWEKTYSYHK